Proteins from a single region of Gossypium arboreum isolate Shixiya-1 chromosome 1, ASM2569848v2, whole genome shotgun sequence:
- the LOC128280766 gene encoding uncharacterized protein LOC128280766, whose protein sequence is MQLPPNFLNDTQFLGFAFSCLFFSDFNNKPRRGEHISYTFVIHGRNFSGEFKRDYFHLDGKSTRVTKDHLWIQYLPLNGIDFSSLVELECKETEVSGSSTDMLKERFEIEVAFEIWGINSMVKKCGARIVYEEDLEEMDQTIYEHRGSTSSNFDDMHSNSGSNGNNNGALVKRKWLNVKAGDQRNKTLFCRLCQSYVENHRLLS, encoded by the exons ATGCAATTGCCTCCCAATTTTCTGAATGATACACAGTTCTTAGGATTCGCTTTCAGCTGTCTTTTCTTCTCTGACTTCAATAATAAACCTCGAAGGGGGGAGCATATTTCGTATACATTTGTTATCCATGGTAGAAATTTCTCCGGAGAATTTAAAAGAGACTATTTTCATTTAGACGGTAAATCTACGAGAGTGACCAAAGACCACCTTTGGATACAATATTTGCCTCTTAATGGCATTGATTTTTCATCCCTGGTGGAATTAGAATGCAAAGAAACTGAGGTTTCTGGATCCAGCACAGATATGTTGAAGGAAAGATTTGAAATTGAGGTTGCATTCGAAATCTGGGGCATCAATTCCATGGTGAAGAAATGCGGGGCTCGAATAGTGTATGAGGAAGATTTGGAAGAGATGGACCAAACCATATATGAACATAGGGGGTCAACTTCTTCAAATTTTGATGATATGCATTCAAACAGTGGATCAAACGGGAATAATAATGGCGCCCTTGTCAAGAGAAAATG GTTGAATGTGAAAGCAGGTGATCAGCGGAACAAAACTCTATTTTGTCGACTCTGTCAATCATATGTTGAAAACCATCGACTGCTCTCCTAG
- the LOC108482494 gene encoding TMV resistance protein N-like translates to MHTSICVFVVDYFTLYFVEVIHHLPLVIREQNKTWTLSVDAFLKMKRLRLLRFFNAPNSCDIKYLSNELRLLEWHGYPFKFFPSSFQPEKLVALLLPYSCIQKLWKPDMLLHKLKLVDLKCSRNLVKTPDFGMVPNLESLVLEGTGIADFHPSIRLLRRLKLLNLRNCKSLRSFPSKIGRESLETLILSGCSNIKWIPEVVGEMKCSKKLHLDGTDINELPSSIGHLRSLVLLNLKDCCKLENLPSSIGGCEFLTTLVLSGCSKLENLPENLQQIKSLEKLDLSGIAITRPPSFIFHMKNLKFLSFRGCKGPPSRVRAYWPFISSAKKGPSWDCMSLRLPAILSGLSTLKELDLIDCNLDEGVIPNDICSLSSLEILQLSDNNFITLPATLSRLSQLTVLTLADCKRLKSLPELPAGLELWIDGCASLELVAPSTTAFPSRVNGYICAVNCFKLAEDNNAVAMLKTRLKVSTFNFCCYRSH, encoded by the exons ATGCATACATCTATCTGTGTATTTGTAGTTGATTACTTTACTCTGTATTTTGTGGAGGTCATTCACCATTTGCCCTTGGTTATCAGGGAACAAAATAAGACCTGGACTTTGAGTGTTGATGCCTTCTTGAAGATGAAAAGGTTAAGATTGCTCAGATTCTTCAATGCCCCAAATTCTTGTGATATTAAATATCTTAGCAACGAGTTAAGACTTTTGGAGTGGCATGGGTATCCTTTCAAATTCTTCCCTTCAAGCTTCCAACCAGAAAAGCTTGTTGCACTTCTTCTGCCCTATAGCTGCATTCAAAAATTATGGAAGCCGGACATG CTTTTGCATAAGTTAAAATTGGTCGACCTCAAATGCTCTAGAAATCTTGTGAAAACACCAGATTTCGGAATGGTCCCAAACCTTGAAAGTTTGGTTTTGGAAGGTACTGGAATAGCAGATTTTCATCCAAGCATCAGGCTTCTAAGGAGGCTTAAGCTTTTGAATTTAAGAAACTGCAAAAGCCTTAGGAGTTTCCCATCCAAAATTGGAAGGGAATCTCTTGAAACATTAATTCTTTCAGGTTGTTCAAATATAAAATGGATTCCAGAGGTTGTGGGAGAAATGAAGTGTTCGAAAAAGCTTCATTTAGATGGGACTGATATTAACGAACTTCCCTCTTCAATTGGACATCTCAGGAGTCTTGTGTTGTTAAATCTGAAAGATTGTTGTAAGCTTGAGAATCTCCCAAGCAGCATAGGTGGTTGTGAATTCCTCACAACTCTCGTTCTCTCTGGTTGCTCTAAGCTTGAAAATTTGCCAGAGAATTTGCAGCAAATAAAATCTTTGGAGAAACTTGACTTGAGTGGAATTGCCATAACAAGACCACCGTCCTTCATTTTTCATATGAAAAATCTGAAATTTTTGTCTTTTCGAGGATGCAAGGGACCACCATCTAGGGTACGAGCATATTGGCCTTTTATTTCGAGCGCAAAAAAAGGTCCTAGTTGGGACTGTATGAGTTTGAGGCTACCTGCAATTTTGTCAGGTTTGAGTACTTTAAAAGAGTTGGATTTAATTGATTGCAACCTTGATGAGGGGGTTATTCCTAATGATATTTGCAGCTTGTCCTCGTTGGAAATTCTACAGCTTAGTGATAACAATTTCATCACCCTACCTGCAACTCTTAGTCGACTTTCCCAGCTTACTGTTCTAACACTTGCTGATTGTAAAAGGCTTAAGTCATTGCCTGAGCTTCCAGCAGGCTTAGAATTATGGATAGATGGTTGTGCTTCATTGGAATTAGTTGCACCTTCAACAACAGCTTTCCCTTCAAGGGTTAATGGGTACATTTGTGCTGTTAACTGCTTCAAATTGGCAGAGGATAACAATGCAGTAGCAATGCTGAAGACACGTCTTAAGGTTAGTACCTTTAATTTTTGCTGTTATCGCTCCCATTGA
- the LOC108481637 gene encoding protein DOWN-REGULATED IN DIF1 11-like — translation MASLNVYAALAILAIAVSGAVIVDSVKTHSCRNMTLRCIDEVYTSIFRNGTVSDECCHKLVKIGRPCHEALVRRDLEDPFFKNHTNIKQEILSKAKQIWNKCTSFVDAVSVSPNASP, via the coding sequence ATGGCAAGCTTGAATGTTTATGCTGCTCTCGCAATTCTGGCCATTGCAGTTAGTGGTGCGGTTATAGTTGATTCAGTCAAGACACACAGTTGCAGAAACATGACATTGCGTTGTATCGACGAAGTTTACACGAGTATATTCAGAAATGGGACCGTCTCCGATGAATGTTGTCACAAACTTGTGAAAATTGGTCGACCATGCCATGAAGCATTGGTGAGAAGAGATCTTGAAGATCCTTTCTTCAAAAACCACACAAACATTAAACAAGAAATTTTATCAAAGGCTAAACAAATATGGAATAAGTGCACTTCATTTGTTGATGCTGTTTCAGTTTCACCCAATGCTTCCCCGTAA